The following is a genomic window from Bacteroidia bacterium.
CATTACGCCAGTGAGCCAGCTTCCGTCGGAGGAATAACCACCATGATTTTCGACGATTACATTCATTCCGAAGTCTTTGGCAAATGTAGCGAGGCTACCCAACCCCTGCACAGCGCCTGCATGCACTTCTTCGGCAGTTCCTACCCCGTGGGCATTTACCCGGATGGAGTGGCAGCCGAGAAATTTGGCAGCTTCCACCCATTTGTAGTGGTTTTCGACAGCAATTTTGCGTTCAGCTTCATCAGGCGCACCCAGGCTTCCTTCTCCATCAATCATAATGAGAAGCGTTTTAAGTCCCAGATCATCGGCGCGGGTTTTCAGTTCGGTGAGATATGCGGTATCTTTTGCTTTGTCCTTAAAAAACTGATTGACATACTCTACCCCATCAACGCCAAACTCATTTTTGGCTACGCCCGGGAATTCCATATGTGTCAATTTGCCATCAAACAAAGTTTTGTGGAGAGACCATTCTGCCAGTGAAATTTTAAAAAACATTTCTTTTACCGTGTCATTAGTTTGGTTAGTGGCCGGAGAATGACAGCTTTCGAGCAGCCAGGGAGTGATGATTAATCCAGAGGTTGCGAGAGCACTTTTTTGGAGGAAGGTACGGCGCTTGAGATTCATGAGTTAAACAGTATTTAGAGGTCAGTGAAAGGTAAGGCTCAAATTAAAAATTTTCGGTAAAAAAGATACTGTCATTCGGGCTTTATGGGATAAATTAAAGTAGCAGGGAAAAAATGCAAAGGAGCGGGCCATTCACGATAAAGGGGAATTGGATTTTGTTGGGGAAATGGTTAATATAGCGTTTGATAATTTGGAAGAATATCCATAAATTAACCCCCGTTAACGGGGGTTAGCGCCTCCCACAGGCTTAACAAATTGTCATTCCCCCCCTAATTCCCGTCCATATAAATCCCTTTTTCAACACTATTGGAGTAAAACGATTATTTTGCCGATAATTGCTTTCCTTTTCGGGGCGAATTTATTTCTATGCTTATGAAGTATATCTGGAATGCCTTATCGATTCTATTTCTCCTTTTTCTACTGCCCTCCTGTAACGATAACTCTATGCAATTTATCCGGCAAACCCTTGGCTCTAACTGGGAATTCCGCCAGCTTCCTCAAGATACCTGGATGCCTGCCACCGTTCCTGGCACAGTTCATAGCGACCTGTTCAACAATGGAAAAATCCCTGATCCGCAATACCGTACTCAGGAAAAAGATGTGCAGTGGATCGAAGATGAGGATTGGGAATATAAAACCGAACTCTCCGCAAATAGCGAATTGCTTGCAATGGACGCCATTCACCTTAAATTTAACGGGTTGGATACCTATGCAGATGTTTTCCTCAACGACTCACTCCTATTGACTGCCGACAATATGTTTCGGACATGGGAAGTCGATGTCAAACCCTTTCTGAAGCAGGGAAACAACGAATTGCGGGTTTATTTCCATTCTCCGATCTCGGAGGGAATGAAGAAGTTTAATGCTACCCCCTACCTTATTCCCGCGACCAATGAACTCGCCCCTCAGGACCGCCGTACCAGCGTACATACCCGCAAAGCACCCTATCACTTTGGCTGGGACTGGGGACAGCGTCTCGTCACCAGCGGGATATGGAGGCCG
Proteins encoded in this region:
- a CDS encoding sugar phosphate isomerase/epimerase family protein; the protein is MNLKRRTFLQKSALATSGLIITPWLLESCHSPATNQTNDTVKEMFFKISLAEWSLHKTLFDGKLTHMEFPGVAKNEFGVDGVEYVNQFFKDKAKDTAYLTELKTRADDLGLKTLLIMIDGEGSLGAPDEAERKIAVENHYKWVEAAKFLGCHSIRVNAHGVGTAEEVHAGAVQGLGSLATFAKDFGMNVIVENHGGYSSDGSWLTGVMAEIAMENCGTLPDFGNFCLKRTENGCDEEYDRYTGVTEMMKYAKAVSAKTNDFDEAGNEIHTDYKRMMQIVKDAGYRGFVGIEYEGRVLDEYAGIRASKALLEKVGAELS